TAATAAAATAAATATAGTTATCATCATAATAAATTCCTTGATCAATTCTAGAGTTTTTATTACTAATAAAAAATAGATTGGAATTAATCGAATCAGCTAAAGAAGATATCTGCTCATTATCGAAATTAATTATTGCAATACCATCTTCTTTCTGGTTTTTAAAGATATTAGCCTTTGATTTAAAATAACTATCTTCAGAAATGTGCCAGTCAAGATGATCCGGAGAATAGTTAATAAATGCAGCAATTTTAGGTCTGAAATTTTCTATGAATCTTAATTGAAAGGAGCTAAGTTCAACAACCACTAAATCATCTTTTTCAAGTTGGTCGACTATACTAATTAAAGGCTTCCCAATATTCCCGGCAACAATTACTTTTTGATCAAGACCCTTTCTTAAAATTTCACCTAAAATTGAAGTTGTAGTTGTCTTCCCATTTGTTCCAGTTATAGCAATTATACCAGATTCTATAAAATTAAAGGCTAATTCAATTTCACTTATTATCTGTATATCTTGCTTGATAGCTTTTTTTATTAATAAGTGATCTTCTGGAACCCCTGGGCTAACTACAACAAAATCAACCTTATCCAGATTAGATTTATCTTCTTCTAAAAAAACTTTCTCTGGATTCTCTGCTTTAATACTCAGGATTTCAGGCAATTGAGACCATTCTTTATCATCAAATAAGCTAATACTATTAACCTTATTTATTAAAAAATTAATTAATGCTTTTCCAGTCAGGCCTCCAGAACCAATAACTGCAACATCTAAATTCTTTAAATTATCTCTATCCACAGAACTACACCTTCTTATAATTTTCTAAATTAATGGTAAAGAAGCTATTATGCCAACTCCAGAAAATAAAATCTGTAAAATAATAAACCTCATTGTCACCTTTACTTCAGGCCATCCTGATAATTCAAAATGATGATGAATTGGAGCCATCTTAAAAATTCTTTTGCCTCCAGATATCTTAAAATAACTAACCTGTAGGATTACAGACAGAGTGACAATAACAAAGATACCTCCCAAAAATAAGAGGTATAGAGATGTCCCTGTCAATAAGGCTATTATTGCCAAAAAACTCCCTAAAAATAGTGAACCTGTATCCCCCATAAAAATTTGAGCAGGATTAGCATTATACCATAAAAACCCAAGACAACTCGATATAGTAATAACTAAAAGTAAAATTATTTGATTAAATCCTAAAATATATAAAATAGGAATAAATGCCAGACAGGATATAGTAAATAAACTACCTGCAAGCCCATCCAGGCCATCGCTTAAATTAACTGCATTACTTGTAGCAGGAATTAATAACAATGAAAATGGTATGACCAGATAACCTAAATTAAGACTATTTGCTGTAAATGGTATATATAAATCTGTAATATTATAATAAAATAGTAATACTCCAATTATTAAACCTATGATTAATTGAATCAAAAATTTAGTTTTAGCAGTTAAACCTAAAGATTCAGCTCCTTTTATATTTAAAATATCATCAATAAAACCTAAAAGTCCACTGGTTATAATTACTAATAATACAAGTACTATCTCTATTGACAGATCCAGAAATATAAATATTGATATTAAAACTATCGCCAGGATTAAAGCCCCACCCATAGTAGGTATTCCTTCTTTTGAATAATGGCTTTCAGGACCTTCCTTTCTTATCTGCTGACCAAAACTAAAGCTTTTAAGCTTATCTATAAAAATCGGCATCAATAAAACTGTGAATAAAAATGGACTAATAAATATAATAATCTGATTCATTTAGCCACCATACTCCAGTAGTAGATCTACAATCTCTTCCATTTCCAGAGCCCTGGAGCCCTTTACAAGAATAGCATCACCAGAACGCATTATCTTATTGATAAAAGAAGCAGCATCTTCATTATTATCATAAACATAAATATTCTGTTCTGCCATTCCAGCCTCAACAGCTCCTTCAGCAATAATTTCTCCCATACTTCCAACGCCAATTAATACATCTATTCCATTTTTATAGAGGTATTTACCAATTTCTTTATGGGCAGCATTCTCAATTCTACCTAGCTCGAGCATAGCGCCTAAAACTGCTATTTTCCTTTTGCCCTCAATATTTAGTAAAGAATCAATCCCGGCTTTCATTGATAAAGGATTAGCATTATAAGAATCATTAATGATTCTTATCCCATCAATCTTTCTGATTTCCTGCCTTAATTCAGTAACTTCAATATCCTTTATACCATTTTTAATAGAATCCCAGCTAATCCCCATAGCCCTTGCCACAGCAATAGCTGCTAAAGCATTATAAATATTATGTTCCCCTGCACGGTCCATTTCAAGTATATAATTATTATCCCCTTCATGAACTCTAAATCTTGATTCCTCACCATTTTTAATATATTCAATCTGATCGGCATAATAATCTACATCTTTATTTTTTAAACTTACAGTTATTTTTTCTAAATCACCATAACTATTTACCATTTCTCTAATATATTCATCATCATAATTCAAGACAGCTATTCCATCTGAATTTAAACCAGCTAATAATTCTGCTTTTGCACTGGCAATATTTTCAATTGTTTTAAGGTTCTCCAGATGAGCAGGACCTATATTTGTAATAACTCCAACATCTGGACTGGCAATTTCTGCTAGTCTGGAAATATCACCTCTATTCCTCATGGCCATTTCCAGAATAGCAATATCTTCATTACCATCCAGTTCAAGTAAGGATAAAGGTAAGCCATATTCATTATTATAATTACCTTTACTTTTTAAAACCCTTTTTTCTTCACCTAGAATACTGGCTATAATATCTTTAGTGGTTGTCTTGCCGGCACTTCCTGTAATACCAATCACTTTCAAATTTTCAATCTTTTTTCTCACAAATGAAGCTAAGTCCTGTAAAGCCTGGGTTGTATCCCTGACTAGAATTATCGCCAATCCTGAATAAGGCTTTATAGATCTGGAAGTTATAACAACCCTGGCACCATTATCAACAGCCTCTGGAATAAAGTTATGGCCATCATTATTTTCTCCAATTATTGCAAAAAATAGATCACCTGGTTTAACCCTTCTGCTATCAATTGTCATATTATTAACTATTTGATCTGGATTGCCCTGAAGAATCTTACCATCAACAGCCTCAACAATCTCTTTTAATTTAAGTGAGAGCATTATTTCCCTTCACCCCTCTGTTTTAATGCCTGAGAAGCAACTTCCCTATCATCAAAATCAATAACTCGATCTGCAAATTCCTGATAGGTTTCATGGCCTTTGCCAAAAATAATGATTATATCATCTGTTTCTGCTTCCAGTATCGCCTTTTTTATAGCTTTCCCTCTATCTATAATCATATCATATTTAGCTTCAGGATACTTATTATTAATCCCTGCCTCGATATCTTTAATTATTTCAGCAGGATCTTCAGATCGAGGATTATCGGAAGTTAAAATTATCTTATCAGCTAATTCATAACCTATTATCCCCATTTCAGGTCTTTTATCCTTATCTCTATCACCGCCACAACCAAAAACTGCGATAACATTTCTCTCTTTAAATTCGTTTATTGAATTCAATACATTTTTAATCCCGGCTGGTGTATGGGCATAATCAACTAAAACAACAATATCTGTTTCATTGCTTACATATTC
The genomic region above belongs to Halonatronomonas betaini and contains:
- the mraY gene encoding phospho-N-acetylmuramoyl-pentapeptide-transferase — translated: MNQIIIFISPFLFTVLLMPIFIDKLKSFSFGQQIRKEGPESHYSKEGIPTMGGALILAIVLISIFIFLDLSIEIVLVLLVIITSGLLGFIDDILNIKGAESLGLTAKTKFLIQLIIGLIIGVLLFYYNITDLYIPFTANSLNLGYLVIPFSLLLIPATSNAVNLSDGLDGLAGSLFTISCLAFIPILYILGFNQIILLLVITISSCLGFLWYNANPAQIFMGDTGSLFLGSFLAIIALLTGTSLYLLFLGGIFVIVTLSVILQVSYFKISGGKRIFKMAPIHHHFELSGWPEVKVTMRFIILQILFSGVGIIASLPLI
- a CDS encoding UDP-N-acetylmuramoyl-tripeptide--D-alanyl-D-alanine ligase: MLSLKLKEIVEAVDGKILQGNPDQIVNNMTIDSRRVKPGDLFFAIIGENNDGHNFIPEAVDNGARVVITSRSIKPYSGLAIILVRDTTQALQDLASFVRKKIENLKVIGITGSAGKTTTKDIIASILGEEKRVLKSKGNYNNEYGLPLSLLELDGNEDIAILEMAMRNRGDISRLAEIASPDVGVITNIGPAHLENLKTIENIASAKAELLAGLNSDGIAVLNYDDEYIREMVNSYGDLEKITVSLKNKDVDYYADQIEYIKNGEESRFRVHEGDNNYILEMDRAGEHNIYNALAAIAVARAMGISWDSIKNGIKDIEVTELRQEIRKIDGIRIINDSYNANPLSMKAGIDSLLNIEGKRKIAVLGAMLELGRIENAAHKEIGKYLYKNGIDVLIGVGSMGEIIAEGAVEAGMAEQNIYVYDNNEDAASFINKIMRSGDAILVKGSRALEMEEIVDLLLEYGG
- the murD gene encoding UDP-N-acetylmuramoyl-L-alanine--D-glutamate ligase: MDRDNLKNLDVAVIGSGGLTGKALINFLINKVNSISLFDDKEWSQLPEILSIKAENPEKVFLEEDKSNLDKVDFVVVSPGVPEDHLLIKKAIKQDIQIISEIELAFNFIESGIIAITGTNGKTTTTSILGEILRKGLDQKVIVAGNIGKPLISIVDQLEKDDLVVVELSSFQLRFIENFRPKIAAFINYSPDHLDWHISEDSYFKSKANIFKNQKEDGIAIINFDNEQISSLADSINSNLFFISNKNSRIDQGIYYDDNYIYFIKNQKEKLLSIDKISLKGIHNIENIAFASLISYLLGVSSDIIGEVVYNYKLEAHRLELVLENERLQVYNDSKATNPHAAEAAINSFSKPMILLMGGQDRNLNYDNLINQIIKSCNYTILIGEISGKIKNKLQNRKYENFYLAENIAEAVAIIKKLVTVICSKEKLTVLFSPGAPSWDMFSSYKVRGQEFIDYIKKEFD